The bacterium (Candidatus Blackallbacteria) CG13_big_fil_rev_8_21_14_2_50_49_14 genome segment CTCAAGCTACGCTTGTGGCAACCCACTACGTTAACGCTTGAGGGGTCAGCCCGACCCCAATTTTTATATTTGCTTTTGCAGCAATGTTTCGTGCTGCATTTTCGTCTCTGTCCATTTCCAGACCGCAATGAGGGCAGCGATGTATTCTCACTGCCAGTGATTTTTTAACGGGCTCACCACAACTGGAACAGTTTTGGCTGGTGCCTTTTGGGTCTACCTGAATGACTTCTCTGCCAGCTTCTGCCGCTTTGCAGAGAAGAAGTTCAACAAAAGTTCCCCAGCTTGCATCTGAAATGCTCTTGCTCAAATACTTGTTTTTGACCATGTTGCGGATATTCAGTTTTTCCACACAGAGGGTCTTGAATTTATTTATGTAATAATTTGCTGTTTTGTGCAGAAAATCCAGACGCATATTTTTAATCTGGCGATGGACTCTGGCCAGCTCTTTGAGCGCTTTTTTACGTCGATGAGAGCCTTTTTTTCGCCTTGCTACTTTACGCTGTCTGCGTCTTAAATCTGCCTGTGCTTTGCGATAATACTTCTGATTGGCAATCTGCATCCCTTCTGTATCGGTGCAAAAAGCATTCAGTCCTACATC includes the following:
- a CDS encoding transposase — encoded protein: ELKAAFPEFKQVGSQVLQDVVERVGKAFQGFFSRLKRIGVKAGFPRFRSRARYNSFTLKQAGWKLEGRHLKIKGIGIFKLFLSREIQGRIKTVTVRRDACGDWWVCFSCDEVPSRVYPEPQFEGVGLDVGLNAFCTDTEGMQIANQKYYRKAQADLRRRQRKVARRKKGSHRRKKALKELARVHRQIKNMRLDFLHKTANYYINKFKTLCVEKLNIRNMVKNKYLSKSISDASWGTFVELLLCKAAEAGREVIQVDPKGTSQNCSSCGEPVKKSLAVRIHRCPHCGLEMDRDENAARNIAAKANIKIGVGLTPQALT